A window of Micrococcus endophyticus contains these coding sequences:
- a CDS encoding class I SAM-dependent methyltransferase produces MTEPLAPGVTPDVALGGLPTSLTEGVDLGALSRWPLPAEEGRQAHDAADLLLLDTLAGWIACGHSPGPVAVLDDRHGALTLPLLAAGHDVRVHQDEASHERSLDANLDAWRRAGRFGPDAGTVHRAAAPEDAVRGARTVLLPLPRSLDELDRLARIAAREADPGVVLLAAGRDKHMSPRMNAVLGAAFADVVAGRGRRKARVLTARGPRPDVAPRPAEETERDVPGLGRLRLVAHAGTFGGAAADPGSRLLLAALAEEPRPPGRVVDLGCGNGLLGVGAARLWPHVRVLATDQSAVAVASTLATARANGVADRLEAVRDDALAGRPDASEECILLNPPFHDGNAVDPAVAHRLVAAAARVLAPGGRLWCVWNSHLRHRPVLEAEVGPTRQVARDRTFTVTVSTRR; encoded by the coding sequence ATGACTGAGCCCCTGGCCCCGGGGGTCACCCCGGACGTCGCCCTGGGCGGGCTGCCGACCTCGCTGACCGAGGGCGTGGACCTCGGCGCCCTCTCCCGCTGGCCGCTGCCCGCCGAGGAAGGCCGGCAGGCGCACGACGCCGCCGACCTGCTGCTGCTCGACACGCTGGCCGGGTGGATCGCGTGCGGCCACTCCCCCGGGCCCGTCGCCGTCCTCGACGACCGCCACGGCGCCCTCACCCTGCCGCTGCTCGCCGCCGGGCACGACGTGCGCGTGCACCAGGACGAGGCCTCGCACGAGCGCTCCCTCGACGCCAACCTCGACGCGTGGCGCCGGGCCGGACGCTTCGGCCCCGACGCCGGGACGGTGCACCGCGCCGCCGCCCCCGAGGACGCGGTGCGCGGGGCCCGCACGGTGCTGCTGCCCCTGCCGCGGTCCCTCGACGAGCTCGACCGCCTCGCGCGGATCGCCGCCCGGGAGGCCGACCCCGGCGTCGTGCTGCTCGCCGCCGGGCGGGACAAGCACATGAGCCCGCGGATGAACGCGGTCCTCGGGGCCGCGTTCGCGGACGTGGTGGCCGGCCGCGGCCGCCGCAAGGCCCGCGTCCTCACCGCCCGCGGCCCCCGCCCCGACGTCGCGCCCCGCCCCGCCGAGGAAACCGAGCGCGACGTCCCGGGCCTGGGCCGGCTGCGCCTGGTCGCCCATGCCGGCACCTTCGGCGGGGCCGCCGCCGACCCCGGCTCCCGGCTGCTGCTGGCGGCGCTGGCCGAGGAGCCGCGCCCGCCCGGACGCGTCGTGGACCTGGGCTGCGGCAACGGCCTGCTCGGCGTGGGGGCGGCGCGGCTGTGGCCGCACGTGCGCGTCCTGGCCACGGACCAGTCCGCGGTGGCGGTCGCCTCCACGCTCGCCACCGCGCGGGCCAACGGCGTCGCCGACCGGCTCGAGGCCGTCCGGGACGACGCCCTCGCCGGCCGGCCGGACGCCTCGGAGGAGTGCATCCTGCTCAACCCGCCGTTCCACGACGGCAACGCGGTGGACCCCGCCGTGGCGCACCGCCTGGTCGCCGCGGCGGCCCGCGTGCTGGCCCCGGGCGGGCGCCTGTGGTGCGTGTGGAACTCCCACCTGCGCCACCGCCCCGTGCTTGAGGCCGAGGTGGGCCCCACGCGCCAGGTCGCCCGAGACCGCACCTTCACCGTGACGGTCTCCACCCGCCGCTGA
- a CDS encoding GNAT family N-acetyltransferase produces MSIDPAAAAHAADADAADAPAAQDALARHGLVLRTLAPLSRGVDGADPARAEHPAHVRHTAAVEKGFYEEVPQGAAADQDLGVSADDAKVLRGVYLAADDPARREPVGTFVDWTSRLTTSPGAELPVWMISNVTVSPGHRRRGILRGMMTASLEEAVAAGMPVAALTASEATIYGRFGFGPACTGRSVRVDVRGDVVLAADAAGRPDEDAGTVLREDPRELAGVVEALHDRVRRGTPGSVHRPTGHVIRWEDRSAAKNDGRGSGLFAAVHRDADGAVQGVALYRFDGWEKEPATVSVEVFLAATDAAARQLWRYLTRLDLIERLRMTRCPDDGGLEQVLADRRRVRTKSVWDDLYLRVLDVPACLGGRGYAPEVAGEAVLAVADAAGHAAGTWRLRVADGAGRAERLADDARADLALDVAHLSAVWLGGVRAGALVRAGVVDEREPGAAARLDALLAPAAAVHLLTGF; encoded by the coding sequence ATGAGCATCGATCCCGCCGCCGCTGCCCATGCCGCTGACGCCGACGCCGCTGACGCCCCCGCCGCGCAGGACGCCCTGGCCCGGCACGGCCTCGTCCTGCGCACCCTGGCCCCGCTGAGCCGCGGCGTCGACGGCGCGGACCCGGCCCGCGCCGAGCACCCCGCGCACGTGCGGCACACCGCCGCCGTGGAGAAGGGCTTCTACGAGGAGGTGCCCCAGGGGGCGGCGGCGGACCAGGATCTGGGCGTCTCCGCGGACGACGCGAAGGTCCTGCGCGGCGTCTACCTCGCCGCGGACGACCCGGCGCGGCGCGAGCCCGTGGGCACGTTCGTGGACTGGACGTCCCGGCTGACCACCTCGCCGGGGGCCGAGCTGCCGGTGTGGATGATCTCGAACGTGACCGTCTCGCCCGGGCACCGTCGCCGCGGGATCCTGCGCGGCATGATGACGGCCTCGCTCGAGGAGGCCGTCGCCGCCGGGATGCCCGTCGCCGCCCTCACCGCCTCGGAGGCCACCATCTACGGCCGCTTCGGCTTTGGCCCGGCCTGCACCGGGCGCAGCGTGCGCGTGGACGTGCGCGGCGACGTCGTGCTGGCGGCCGACGCCGCCGGCCGGCCGGACGAGGACGCCGGGACGGTGCTGCGGGAGGACCCGCGGGAGCTGGCCGGCGTCGTCGAGGCGCTGCACGATCGCGTGCGGCGCGGCACCCCCGGCAGCGTGCACCGCCCGACGGGGCACGTCATCCGGTGGGAGGACCGCAGCGCCGCGAAGAACGACGGCAGGGGCTCGGGCCTGTTCGCCGCCGTGCACCGCGACGCGGACGGGGCCGTGCAGGGCGTCGCGCTCTACCGCTTCGACGGGTGGGAGAAGGAGCCGGCCACCGTGTCCGTCGAGGTGTTCCTCGCCGCCACGGACGCCGCCGCCCGCCAGCTGTGGCGGTACCTGACGCGCCTGGACCTGATCGAGAGGCTGCGCATGACCCGCTGCCCGGACGACGGCGGGCTCGAGCAGGTCCTCGCCGACCGCCGGCGGGTGCGCACGAAGTCGGTCTGGGACGACCTCTACCTGCGCGTCCTGGACGTGCCGGCGTGCCTGGGCGGGCGCGGCTACGCGCCCGAGGTCGCCGGCGAGGCCGTGCTGGCCGTGGCGGACGCCGCTGGCCACGCGGCCGGCACGTGGCGGCTGCGCGTGGCCGACGGGGCCGGCCGCGCCGAGCGGCTCGCCGACGACGCACGGGCGGACCTGGCCCTGGACGTCGCGCACTTGTCCGCGGTGTGGCTCGGCGGCGTGCGCGCCGGCGCGCTCGTGCGGGCCGGCGTCGTGGACGAGCGGGAGCCGGGCGCGGCCGCCCGGCTGGACGCGCTGCTGGCCCCCGCGGCCGCCGTGCATCTGCTCACGGGCTTCTGA
- the rpsA gene encoding 30S ribosomal protein S1 encodes MTTTSNAPQVAINDIGTAEDLLAAIDATIKYFNDGDLVEGTVVKVDRDEVLLDIGYKTEGVIPSRELSIKHDVDPDEVVAVGDTVEALVLTKEDKEGRLILSKKRAQYERAWGDIEKIKEEDGVVEGTVIEVVKGGLILDIGLRGFLPASLVEMRRVRDLAPYIGQKLEAKIIELDKNRNNVVLSRRAWLEQTQSEVRSNFLHKLEKGQVRNGTVSSIVNFGAFVDLGGVDGLVHVSELSWKHIDHPSEVVEVGQEVTVEVLEVDMDRERVSLSLKATQEDPWQLFARTHALGQVVPGKVTKLVPFGAFVRVEDGIEGLVHISELASRHIDTAEQVVSVNDELFVKVIDIDLERRRISLSLKQANEGVDPEGTEFDPALYGMAAEYDEEGNYKYPEGFDVESNEWMEGFESERAAWEQQYADAQSRWEQHKEQVRRSFEEEANAGADTGAGMGGSSYSSEAPASDGGTLASDEALAALREKLTGN; translated from the coding sequence ATGACCACCACTTCCAACGCCCCGCAGGTCGCCATCAACGACATCGGCACCGCCGAGGACCTGCTCGCCGCCATCGACGCGACCATCAAGTACTTCAACGATGGCGACCTCGTCGAGGGCACCGTCGTCAAGGTGGACCGCGACGAGGTCCTGCTCGACATCGGCTACAAGACCGAGGGCGTCATCCCGTCCCGCGAGCTGTCCATCAAGCACGACGTGGACCCGGACGAGGTCGTGGCCGTGGGCGACACCGTCGAGGCCCTGGTCCTCACCAAGGAGGACAAGGAGGGTCGCCTGATCCTCTCGAAGAAGCGCGCCCAGTACGAGCGCGCCTGGGGCGACATCGAGAAGATCAAGGAGGAGGACGGCGTCGTCGAGGGCACCGTCATCGAGGTCGTCAAGGGCGGCCTCATCCTGGACATCGGCCTGCGCGGCTTCCTCCCGGCCTCGCTCGTCGAGATGCGCCGCGTGCGCGACCTGGCCCCCTACATCGGCCAGAAGCTCGAGGCGAAGATCATCGAGCTGGACAAGAACCGCAACAACGTGGTGCTTTCCCGCCGCGCCTGGCTCGAGCAGACCCAGTCCGAGGTCCGCTCCAACTTCCTCCACAAGCTGGAGAAGGGCCAGGTCCGCAACGGCACCGTGTCCTCCATCGTCAACTTCGGCGCCTTCGTCGACCTGGGCGGCGTGGACGGCCTCGTGCACGTCTCCGAGCTGTCCTGGAAGCACATCGACCACCCGTCCGAGGTCGTCGAGGTGGGCCAGGAGGTCACCGTCGAGGTCCTCGAGGTGGACATGGACCGCGAGCGTGTCTCCCTGTCGCTGAAGGCGACCCAGGAGGACCCGTGGCAGCTCTTCGCCCGCACCCACGCCCTCGGCCAGGTCGTGCCGGGCAAGGTCACCAAGCTGGTGCCCTTCGGCGCGTTCGTGCGCGTCGAGGACGGCATCGAGGGCCTCGTGCACATCTCCGAGCTGGCCTCCCGCCACATCGACACCGCCGAGCAGGTCGTGTCGGTCAACGACGAGCTGTTCGTCAAGGTCATCGACATCGACCTCGAGCGTCGCCGCATCTCCCTGTCCCTCAAGCAGGCCAACGAGGGCGTGGACCCCGAGGGCACCGAGTTCGACCCGGCGCTCTACGGCATGGCCGCGGAGTACGACGAGGAGGGCAACTACAAGTACCCCGAGGGCTTCGACGTCGAGTCCAACGAGTGGATGGAGGGCTTCGAGTCCGAGCGCGCCGCCTGGGAGCAGCAGTACGCCGACGCCCAGTCCCGCTGGGAGCAGCACAAGGAGCAGGTGCGCCGCTCCTTCGAGGAGGAGGCCAACGCCGGCGCCGACACCGGTGCGGGCATGGGCGGCTCGTCCTACTCCTCCGAGGCCCCGGCCTCGGACGGCGGCACCCTGGCCTCGGACGAGGCCCTCGCCGCCCTGCGCGAGAAGCTCACCGGCAACTGA
- a CDS encoding GNAT family N-acetyltransferase translates to MTPRTDAPDAWLDPAPATAEALAAHGLELLRVPSPWETGDADPDAPFDHARRWADAPAVRRHTAVLQRNFHEVGDPDFALADRFIGVEQGDRRRLSGVYPQGADPAATDPVGTLVDFTKDLNVGDGRMLPAWCLTEVTVSPTHRRRGILRAMMTESLRRAHAARVPIALLTATEATLYRRFGFGVSTYHRSVWLDVTRGVQLRGRRPDGSFRFVEPTASGALIDGLWRRAFEAQAGSVERIRFHAARETDRDPRVGEGRPQGLRAVVYSAPDGEDLGVAVYRVTGSTAELVADDPVTATVVALWAATPEAHRALLEFLGNLDLVVRLRLPAVAADRLLEFLVLDESRIYTRGVHHHLWHRVLDVAACFEARPYLHEGAVTVTVEDDLGYAAGTWEIAAADGVGRVRPAPQDAAELTLDVAELGSVLLGGVKAEMMREAGILLAHRPGAAADLDTLLRQARPPYSLTGF, encoded by the coding sequence ATGACGCCGCGCACTGACGCCCCCGACGCCTGGCTCGACCCCGCCCCCGCCACCGCGGAGGCGCTCGCGGCCCACGGCCTCGAGCTGCTGCGGGTGCCCTCCCCGTGGGAGACCGGCGACGCCGACCCCGACGCCCCCTTCGACCACGCCCGCCGCTGGGCCGACGCGCCCGCCGTGCGCCGCCACACGGCCGTGCTGCAGCGCAACTTCCACGAGGTCGGCGACCCCGACTTCGCGCTCGCGGACCGGTTCATCGGCGTGGAGCAGGGGGACCGCCGCCGCCTCAGCGGGGTGTACCCGCAGGGCGCGGACCCGGCCGCCACGGACCCGGTGGGCACCCTGGTGGACTTCACGAAGGACCTCAACGTGGGGGACGGGCGGATGCTGCCGGCCTGGTGCCTCACCGAGGTGACGGTCTCGCCCACGCACCGGCGCCGCGGGATCCTGCGCGCCATGATGACCGAGTCGCTGCGCCGCGCCCACGCCGCCCGGGTGCCGATCGCCCTGCTCACGGCCACCGAGGCCACCCTCTACCGGCGCTTCGGCTTCGGGGTCTCCACCTACCACCGCTCCGTGTGGCTGGACGTGACCCGCGGGGTGCAGCTGCGCGGACGCCGCCCGGACGGCTCCTTCCGGTTCGTCGAGCCGACCGCCTCCGGCGCGCTGATCGACGGCCTGTGGCGCCGGGCCTTCGAGGCGCAGGCCGGCTCGGTGGAGCGCATCCGCTTCCACGCGGCCCGCGAGACGGACCGGGACCCGCGCGTGGGGGAGGGCCGGCCCCAGGGCCTGCGGGCCGTGGTGTACTCCGCGCCGGACGGCGAGGACCTCGGCGTGGCCGTGTACCGGGTGACCGGCTCCACGGCCGAGCTGGTCGCCGACGACCCCGTGACCGCCACCGTGGTGGCCCTGTGGGCCGCCACCCCCGAGGCGCACCGGGCGCTGCTGGAGTTCCTGGGCAACCTGGACCTCGTGGTGCGCCTGCGCCTGCCGGCGGTCGCCGCCGACCGCCTGCTCGAGTTCCTCGTGCTGGACGAGTCCCGCATCTACACCCGCGGCGTCCACCACCACCTGTGGCACCGGGTGCTCGACGTGGCCGCGTGCTTCGAGGCGCGCCCCTACCTGCACGAGGGCGCCGTCACGGTGACCGTGGAGGACGACCTGGGCTATGCCGCCGGCACCTGGGAGATCGCCGCGGCCGACGGCGTCGGGCGGGTCCGGCCCGCGCCGCAGGACGCGGCAGAGCTCACCCTCGACGTCGCCGAGCTGGGCTCCGTGCTGCTCGGCGGGGTCAAGGCGGAGATGATGCGGGAGGCCGGCATCCTCCTGGCGCACCGCCCTGGCGCCGCCGCCGACCTGGACACCCTGCTGCGGCAGGCGCGCCCGCCCTACTCGCTGACCGGCTTCTGA
- a CDS encoding IMPACT family protein — MSAPPARCTVLPRLAAGEDGWIVHELEVRRSRFLTVLGRVADEAQARAMIAALRRRHHDARHVCSAFVLGPERSVARSSDDGEPAGTAGTPMLEALTARETAPGRTDLTDVCAVVVRWFGGVKLGAGGLVRAYSESVSAALDTTPLVTRSRRALLAVDAPHAQAGRWENELRAAGVAVLDAGYGAAGVRLRVGVPDSDTQRAAFAARLADITAGTGRAEPIGTEWIDHD; from the coding sequence ATGTCCGCCCCGCCCGCCCGCTGCACCGTCCTGCCGCGCCTCGCCGCCGGGGAGGACGGCTGGATCGTCCACGAGCTGGAGGTGCGCCGCAGCCGGTTCCTCACCGTCCTGGGGCGCGTCGCGGACGAGGCGCAGGCGCGCGCCATGATCGCCGCGCTGCGCCGCCGCCACCACGACGCCCGACACGTGTGCAGCGCGTTCGTGCTCGGCCCGGAGCGCTCCGTCGCCCGGTCCTCGGACGACGGCGAGCCGGCCGGCACCGCGGGGACGCCGATGCTGGAAGCCCTCACGGCGCGCGAGACCGCGCCCGGGCGCACCGACCTGACGGACGTGTGCGCCGTCGTCGTGCGGTGGTTCGGCGGCGTGAAGCTGGGGGCCGGCGGACTGGTGCGGGCCTACTCCGAGTCCGTCTCCGCCGCCCTGGACACCACGCCGCTCGTGACGCGCTCGCGCCGGGCGCTCCTCGCCGTCGACGCGCCCCACGCGCAGGCCGGGCGCTGGGAGAACGAGCTGCGGGCCGCCGGCGTCGCCGTCCTCGACGCCGGCTACGGCGCCGCGGGCGTGCGCCTGCGGGTGGGCGTCCCCGACTCGGACACGCAGCGGGCGGCCTTCGCCGCGCGCCTCGCGGACATCACCGCCGGCACCGGGCGCGCCGAGCCGATCGGAACGGAGTGGATCGACCATGACTGA